The proteins below are encoded in one region of Aeromonas jandaei:
- a CDS encoding ABC transporter permease: MHDLTPRWPKWVLGGLVATLLLPLLATFLYSISTRWGATLLPDGFTLDWYLKLWGDPRFLAAFGRSLLVCFATLLLGTLVLVPTVLVVAYYFPKLDPWMNLLILLPFAVPPVVSSVGLLQVYADGVLPIIGTPWILIGTWFTVVLPFMYRALANSLQGVPLKDLMDAAHLLGASSRRAFLLVVIPCLRKGLLAALFLSLSFLLGEFVFANMLVGTRYETLQVYLYNMRATSGHFTSALVMSYFLLTLLLTWAANRFHR; encoded by the coding sequence ATGCATGATTTGACGCCGCGCTGGCCCAAGTGGGTGCTGGGTGGGCTGGTCGCCACCCTGCTGCTGCCGCTGTTGGCCACGTTTCTCTACTCCATCTCCACCCGCTGGGGGGCGACCCTGCTGCCGGATGGCTTCACTCTCGACTGGTATCTCAAACTGTGGGGCGATCCGCGCTTTCTCGCGGCGTTTGGCCGCAGCCTCCTGGTCTGTTTCGCCACCCTGCTGCTGGGGACGCTGGTGCTGGTACCCACCGTGCTGGTGGTGGCCTACTACTTCCCCAAGCTGGATCCCTGGATGAACCTGTTGATCCTGCTCCCCTTTGCGGTGCCACCGGTGGTCTCCTCAGTCGGGCTGCTGCAGGTCTACGCCGACGGCGTGCTGCCCATCATCGGCACGCCGTGGATCTTGATCGGCACCTGGTTCACCGTGGTGCTCCCCTTTATGTACCGGGCGCTGGCCAACAGTTTGCAGGGTGTGCCGCTGAAAGATCTGATGGATGCCGCCCACCTGCTGGGGGCGAGCAGCCGCCGCGCCTTTCTGCTGGTGGTGATCCCCTGCCTGCGCAAGGGATTGCTGGCTGCGCTGTTTCTCTCGCTCTCCTTCCTGCTCGGCGAGTTCGTGTTTGCCAACATGCTGGTGGGCACCCGTTACGAGACCCTGCAGGTCTACCTCTACAACATGCGCGCGACTTCGGGCCACTTCACCAGTGCGCTGGTGATGAGCTACTTCCTGCTGACCCTGCTGCTCACCTGGGCGGCCAACAGATTTCATCGGTGA
- a CDS encoding HAD family hydrolase, with amino-acid sequence MALALFDLDETLIAGDSASLWLEYMVAEELAPTSMIAEEQGMMSLYHQGKMDMHQYMAFTLQPLAGKTRQWLDSLCSRFAEQVLRERIYPEGLARIEWHRQRGDELVLISASGEHLVAPMARMLGMEHCVAIQLDEESGMLTGQTRGTLSFREGKVARINQLFAGRDNLWQGSFGYSDSHNDLPMLRAVSHPHAVNPAPALRQQAEELGWPVLEWQRQL; translated from the coding sequence ATGGCACTGGCACTGTTTGATCTGGATGAGACCCTGATTGCCGGGGATTCCGCCAGCCTCTGGTTGGAGTACATGGTGGCCGAGGAGCTGGCCCCCACCAGCATGATTGCCGAGGAGCAGGGGATGATGTCCCTCTACCATCAGGGCAAAATGGACATGCACCAGTACATGGCCTTCACCCTGCAACCGCTGGCGGGCAAGACACGCCAGTGGCTCGACTCGCTCTGTAGCCGCTTTGCCGAGCAGGTGCTGCGCGAGCGCATCTACCCCGAGGGGCTGGCACGTATCGAGTGGCACCGCCAGCGTGGCGACGAGCTGGTGCTCATCTCCGCCTCCGGCGAACATCTGGTTGCTCCCATGGCTCGGATGCTGGGGATGGAGCACTGCGTTGCCATCCAGCTCGATGAAGAGTCCGGCATGCTGACCGGCCAGACCCGCGGCACCCTCAGTTTTCGCGAAGGCAAGGTGGCCCGCATCAACCAGCTCTTTGCCGGAAGGGACAACCTCTGGCAGGGAAGCTTTGGTTACAGCGATTCTCACAACGATCTGCCCATGCTGCGGGCGGTGAGCCATCCCCATGCGGTCAATCCGGCCCCCGCGCTGCGTCAGCAGGCCGAGGAGCTGGGCTGGCCCGTGCTGGAGTGGCAGCGCCAGCTTTGA
- a CDS encoding sensor domain-containing diguanylate cyclase, whose translation MRLGLLLLFIPVLLLGSIYYLHMERTLRHEQEQNLVARNTQYLHTLLEPYLETLKRQFTLIYQQVNYQDFIEPTIRNGEHYLQSWRAYHKVMELDYVYVGTEYRKMLIHPAWQADERFDPRVRPWYKLAASHPGQIVFTDPYYDYTLGTLTMALARVILTPDGKRVGVLSLDTQLTPLASWLNNKRGVDYHNGQGYQMLINHEGLVLAHPDRARVFKPLTDPTWLTRMKGDQGFFLDKASGQMVAYNRIPEQRWILLSVEPTASMQRVIDSVSVNVQLMIGVACVLYLLLAMLWSRYFRRMLGEITLLIRASRSGGIAYNGRRMLELAKVYEEMDAASQDFAQIRLQANQDKLTGLYNRRFFDECLQQQIKQGHPFGLVMFDLDNFKRVNDTFGHQTGDVVLKRVGKLGMRLFHDWGWFCRYGGEELVLIFRYGEDQPMLPSLLETFRIGVEQLEWREVDLTITISGGVAFSKPGMSGKDLIELADNAVYRAKREGKNRICFPQNGEQTTQPDEPRPADKASDEEPLRANEA comes from the coding sequence ATGCGGTTGGGCCTCCTCCTGCTCTTTATCCCTGTTTTGCTGCTGGGCAGCATCTACTACCTGCATATGGAGCGCACCCTGCGCCACGAGCAGGAACAAAATCTGGTGGCCCGCAATACCCAATATCTGCACACCCTGCTCGAACCCTATCTGGAGACGCTCAAACGCCAGTTTACGCTGATTTACCAGCAGGTAAATTATCAGGACTTCATTGAGCCGACCATTCGCAACGGCGAACACTATCTGCAGTCGTGGCGGGCCTATCACAAGGTAATGGAGCTCGACTATGTCTATGTCGGCACCGAGTATCGCAAGATGCTGATCCACCCTGCATGGCAAGCTGACGAAAGGTTCGATCCCCGGGTTCGCCCCTGGTACAAGCTGGCGGCCAGCCACCCCGGCCAGATTGTCTTTACCGACCCCTACTACGACTACACCCTCGGTACCCTCACCATGGCGCTGGCACGGGTCATCCTGACCCCGGACGGCAAACGGGTCGGTGTGCTCTCCCTCGATACCCAGCTCACTCCGCTCGCCAGCTGGCTCAACAACAAACGCGGTGTGGATTATCACAACGGGCAGGGTTATCAGATGCTGATCAACCACGAGGGGCTGGTACTGGCTCACCCGGACCGCGCCCGCGTCTTCAAGCCGCTGACCGACCCTACATGGCTGACACGGATGAAGGGCGATCAGGGCTTCTTCCTCGATAAGGCAAGCGGCCAGATGGTCGCCTACAACCGCATTCCCGAGCAGCGCTGGATCCTGCTCAGCGTCGAGCCTACCGCCAGCATGCAACGGGTGATCGACAGCGTCTCCGTCAACGTGCAGCTGATGATCGGCGTAGCCTGCGTACTCTATCTGCTGCTCGCCATGCTCTGGTCCCGCTACTTCCGCCGCATGCTGGGCGAAATCACCCTGCTGATCCGGGCCAGCCGCTCCGGCGGTATCGCCTACAACGGTCGCCGCATGCTGGAGCTGGCCAAGGTCTACGAAGAGATGGATGCCGCCAGCCAGGACTTCGCCCAGATCCGGCTGCAAGCCAATCAGGACAAGCTCACCGGCCTCTACAACCGCCGCTTCTTCGACGAGTGCCTGCAACAGCAGATCAAGCAGGGCCACCCCTTCGGGCTGGTGATGTTCGATCTCGACAACTTCAAACGGGTCAACGACACCTTCGGCCACCAGACCGGTGATGTGGTGCTCAAGCGGGTGGGCAAACTCGGCATGCGACTGTTCCACGACTGGGGCTGGTTCTGCCGCTATGGTGGCGAGGAGCTGGTGCTCATCTTCCGCTACGGCGAGGATCAACCCATGCTCCCCTCCCTGCTGGAGACCTTCCGGATCGGAGTGGAGCAGCTGGAGTGGCGCGAGGTGGATCTCACCATCACCATCAGCGGCGGCGTCGCCTTCAGCAAACCCGGTATGTCTGGCAAAGATCTGATTGAGCTGGCAGACAACGCCGTTTATCGCGCCAAGCGGGAGGGGAAAAACCGCATCTGCTTCCCGCAAAACGGCGAACAGACAACACAGCCGGATGAACCGCGTCCCGCGGACAAGGCGTCTGATGAGGAGCCGCTACGCGCCAACGAGGCATGA
- a CDS encoding DMT family transporter has product MRSNLMLLMAATIWGMGFVAQRLGMDHMGPYTFNGLRFLLGAFSLLPLLWWLKSRQPVAVTDDHRQLLTGGVLAGLVLFCAASLQQVGLLYTTAAKAGFITGLYIILVPVLGLLLHHKTGTNTWIGALIALAGLYLLSVTDDFSIGFGDLLQVIGALFWAIHLLLVDHYSNRVAPIKLACVQFVVCGLLSLVTAFIIEMPTVAGAVAGWQALLYAGLVSVGVGYTLQVLGQRGAHPAHAAIILSLETVFAAVGGVLLLDETLDEQTVAGCSLMLAGMLISQIRLRWWWKSRRDKVPLAK; this is encoded by the coding sequence ATGCGTTCCAATCTGATGTTGCTGATGGCTGCCACCATCTGGGGCATGGGCTTTGTCGCCCAGCGCCTCGGGATGGATCATATGGGGCCATACACCTTCAATGGCCTGCGCTTTCTGCTCGGCGCCTTCTCTCTGCTACCGCTGCTGTGGTGGCTCAAATCCCGACAACCTGTTGCCGTCACGGACGATCATCGCCAGTTGCTGACCGGTGGTGTGCTGGCCGGACTGGTGCTGTTCTGCGCCGCCTCCCTGCAACAGGTGGGGCTGCTCTACACCACAGCCGCCAAGGCCGGTTTTATCACCGGGCTCTACATCATTCTGGTGCCTGTGCTGGGTTTGCTGCTGCACCACAAGACCGGCACCAACACCTGGATTGGCGCGCTTATCGCGCTGGCCGGTCTCTATCTGCTGAGCGTGACGGATGACTTTTCCATCGGCTTTGGCGATCTGCTGCAGGTGATTGGCGCGCTGTTCTGGGCGATCCATCTGCTGCTGGTGGATCACTACTCCAACCGGGTGGCCCCTATCAAGCTGGCTTGCGTGCAGTTTGTGGTGTGCGGTCTGCTCAGCCTCGTTACCGCCTTCATCATCGAGATGCCGACGGTGGCCGGGGCGGTTGCCGGTTGGCAGGCGCTGCTCTACGCCGGTCTGGTCTCGGTGGGGGTTGGCTATACCCTGCAGGTGCTGGGGCAGCGCGGTGCCCATCCGGCCCATGCTGCCATCATTCTCAGTCTGGAGACCGTCTTCGCCGCCGTGGGGGGCGTATTGCTGCTGGATGAGACGCTGGATGAGCAGACGGTGGCGGGCTGTTCGCTGATGCTGGCGGGGATGCTGATCTCCCAGATCCGGCTGCGCTGGTGGTGGAAGTCGCGCCGCGACAAGGTGCCGCTGGCCAAGTAA
- a CDS encoding DUF2214 family protein, translating to MLNHSLLCHLHDGSIILLLLALCIEYLIFRRGLNMVRVRRLLVVDGVSALALFGIFATGCLLALEHAGSLAALFAHPAHGMQTLLFLVIVGSLDYPSRLFYRWRRSLRLGRAPMISIQQQFRVIWILRGNMLLVLIFALLVKHPLP from the coding sequence ATGCTCAATCATTCTCTGCTCTGCCATCTCCATGACGGCAGTATTATTCTGCTGCTGCTCGCCCTGTGCATCGAATACCTCATTTTTCGCCGCGGGCTCAACATGGTGCGAGTGCGCCGTCTGCTGGTGGTGGACGGGGTTTCGGCACTGGCCCTGTTCGGCATCTTTGCCACCGGTTGTCTGCTGGCGCTCGAACATGCCGGCTCGCTGGCTGCTCTCTTTGCCCACCCGGCTCACGGCATGCAGACCCTGCTCTTTCTGGTGATCGTGGGATCGCTCGATTACCCCAGCCGTCTCTTCTACCGCTGGCGCCGCTCCCTGCGGCTGGGTCGCGCGCCGATGATCTCCATCCAGCAGCAATTCCGGGTGATCTGGATCCTGCGTGGCAACATGTTGCTGGTGCTGATCTTCGCCCTGCTGGTAAAACATCCACTGCCATAA
- a CDS encoding ABC transporter ATP-binding protein: MFHLEVNQLHKSYGDTRVFEGIEFGIRKGELVTLLGPSGCGKSTLLRALAGLTPVDGGQVRVAGEDITWQEPQKRGIGMVFQSYALFPNMTVWDNVAFGLKMKPQPGRDLAASVQEALELVELTGFERRYPAELSGGQRQRVALARALVVQPRILLLDEPLSALDARIRRSLRQQIREIQQRLELTTIFVTHDQEEALTMSDRIFLMNKGSIVQSGTPEEIYTRPASEFVASFIGNYNLLGVEQGKSLFGPRFQGKLALRPESLSLLPAGAHSDEPNLPGVISGQQLLGNVIRYQVTCEAGVLTVDCLNRSARELLPVGRAVTLVVARDQLCEVA; the protein is encoded by the coding sequence ATGTTCCATCTAGAAGTGAATCAACTGCACAAATCCTACGGCGATACCAGAGTGTTCGAGGGGATCGAATTCGGCATTCGCAAGGGGGAGCTGGTGACCCTGCTCGGCCCCTCCGGCTGCGGCAAATCCACCCTGCTGCGGGCGCTGGCCGGGCTCACTCCGGTGGATGGCGGTCAGGTGCGGGTGGCCGGTGAAGATATCACCTGGCAGGAGCCCCAGAAGCGCGGCATCGGCATGGTGTTCCAGAGCTATGCGCTCTTCCCCAACATGACGGTGTGGGACAACGTCGCCTTTGGCCTCAAGATGAAACCCCAGCCGGGACGGGATCTCGCCGCCAGCGTGCAGGAGGCGCTTGAGCTGGTGGAGCTGACCGGTTTCGAGCGCCGCTATCCGGCCGAGCTCTCCGGTGGCCAGCGTCAGCGGGTCGCGCTGGCCCGGGCTCTGGTGGTGCAGCCGCGGATCCTGCTGCTGGACGAGCCGCTCTCGGCGCTGGATGCCCGCATCCGCCGCAGCCTGCGCCAGCAGATCCGCGAGATCCAGCAGCGCCTCGAGCTCACCACCATCTTCGTGACTCACGATCAGGAGGAGGCGCTGACCATGTCGGACAGGATCTTCCTGATGAACAAGGGATCCATCGTCCAGAGCGGTACGCCGGAGGAGATCTATACCCGTCCCGCCAGCGAGTTTGTAGCGAGCTTTATCGGCAACTACAACCTGCTTGGCGTCGAGCAGGGCAAGTCGCTGTTTGGCCCCCGTTTTCAGGGCAAGCTGGCGCTGCGACCCGAATCCCTCTCCCTGCTGCCGGCTGGCGCTCACAGCGACGAACCGAACCTGCCGGGGGTGATCAGCGGGCAACAGCTGCTTGGCAACGTCATCCGCTATCAGGTGACCTGCGAGGCAGGCGTACTGACGGTGGATTGCCTCAACCGCTCGGCCCGCGAACTGCTGCCGGTGGGGCGCGCCGTGACCCTGGTAGTGGCCCGGGATCAACTCTGTGAGGTAGCATGA